Proteins co-encoded in one Arachis hypogaea cultivar Tifrunner chromosome 13, arahy.Tifrunner.gnm2.J5K5, whole genome shotgun sequence genomic window:
- the LOC112792459 gene encoding protein NRT1/ PTR FAMILY 8.3 isoform X3, producing the protein MGSFEETGSSGSMGSFDDAALIEEGPLLQDPLERQYTGDGTVDYEGNPVPKENTGGWRACAFILGNECCERLAFFGILTNLVTYLTNKLHQGNASAAKNVTIWQGTCYLTTLIGAVLADTYWGRYWTIGVFSTIYFLGLCILTLSASVPALKPPECLGSHCPPATPAQYFVFYFGLYVVALGTGGVKTCVSSFGADQFDDTDPKERITKASFFNWYYFSIYLGALASSTFIVWIQDNAGWALGFGIPALFMGVSIVSFFLGTPIYRFLKPGGSPIKRICQVLVASARKQELAVPEDSSLLYETADKKSAIEGSRKLEHSDDMRLYVLIICAISAVMIGFSVEK; encoded by the exons ATGGGTTCCTTTGAGGAAACGGGTTCCTCTGGGAGTATGGGTTCTTTTGATGATGCAGCACTAATCGAAGAAGGACCTCTTCTTCAG GATCCATTGGAGAGGCAATATACAGGAGATGGCACAGTTGACTATGAAGGCAACCCAGTTCCTAAGGAGAATACTGGCGGGTGGAGAGCATGTGCATTTATCCTTG GAAATGAGTGCTGTGAACGTTTGGCTTTCTTTGGTATTTTAACAAATCTTGTTACCTATCTTACCAACAAACTACATCAAGGAAATGCCTCTGCTGCAAAAAATGTTACCATCTGGCAAGGCACTTGTTATCTTACAACTCTGATTGGAGCTGTTCTAGCAGATACATATTGGGGAAGATATTGGACAATTGGTGTTTTTTCCACTATTTATTTCTTG GGGCTGTGTATATTGACTCTTTCTGCATCAGTTCCTGCTTTGAAGCCTCCTGAATGCTTGGGTTCTCATTGTCCTCCAGCTACTCCTGCACAATATTTTGTGTTCTACTTTGGTCTCTATGTGGTTGCCCTTGGAACTGGAGGTGTAAAAACATGTGTGTCATCTTTTGGGGCAGATCAGTTTGATGATACTGATCCTAAGGAAAGAATTACTAAAGCATCCTTTTTCAACTggtattacttttctatttaccTAGGTGCTCTTGCGTCAAGCACCTTCATTGTGTGGATTCAAGACAATGCAGGATGGGCTCTTGGTTTTGGCATTCCCGCTTTATTTATGGGAGTATCGATTGTAAGCTTCTTTTTAGGCACACCAATCTATAGGTTTCTAAAACCAGGGGGGAGCCCCATTAAAAGAATTTGCCAGGTTTTGGTAGCATCTGCCCGAAAGCAGGAGTTGGCTGTCCCCGAGGATAGCAGTCTCCTGTATGAGACAGCAGACAAGAAATCTGCTATCGAAGGGAGCCGCAAACTGGAGCATAGTGATGACATGAG GCTCTATGTGTTGATTATTTGTGCAATATCAGCCGTAATGATAGGTTTTTCAG TTGAGAAATGA
- the LOC112792459 gene encoding protein NRT1/ PTR FAMILY 8.3 isoform X2 — MGSFEETGSSGSMGSFDDAALIEEGPLLQDPLERQYTGDGTVDYEGNPVPKENTGGWRACAFILGNECCERLAFFGILTNLVTYLTNKLHQGNASAAKNVTIWQGTCYLTTLIGAVLADTYWGRYWTIGVFSTIYFLGLCILTLSASVPALKPPECLGSHCPPATPAQYFVFYFGLYVVALGTGGVKTCVSSFGADQFDDTDPKERITKASFFNWYYFSIYLGALASSTFIVWIQDNAGWALGFGIPALFMGVSIVSFFLGTPIYRFLKPGGSPIKRICQVLVASARKQELAVPEDSSLLYETADKKSAIEGSRKLEHSDDMRQCTFYQALCVDYLCNISRNDRFFS, encoded by the exons ATGGGTTCCTTTGAGGAAACGGGTTCCTCTGGGAGTATGGGTTCTTTTGATGATGCAGCACTAATCGAAGAAGGACCTCTTCTTCAG GATCCATTGGAGAGGCAATATACAGGAGATGGCACAGTTGACTATGAAGGCAACCCAGTTCCTAAGGAGAATACTGGCGGGTGGAGAGCATGTGCATTTATCCTTG GAAATGAGTGCTGTGAACGTTTGGCTTTCTTTGGTATTTTAACAAATCTTGTTACCTATCTTACCAACAAACTACATCAAGGAAATGCCTCTGCTGCAAAAAATGTTACCATCTGGCAAGGCACTTGTTATCTTACAACTCTGATTGGAGCTGTTCTAGCAGATACATATTGGGGAAGATATTGGACAATTGGTGTTTTTTCCACTATTTATTTCTTG GGGCTGTGTATATTGACTCTTTCTGCATCAGTTCCTGCTTTGAAGCCTCCTGAATGCTTGGGTTCTCATTGTCCTCCAGCTACTCCTGCACAATATTTTGTGTTCTACTTTGGTCTCTATGTGGTTGCCCTTGGAACTGGAGGTGTAAAAACATGTGTGTCATCTTTTGGGGCAGATCAGTTTGATGATACTGATCCTAAGGAAAGAATTACTAAAGCATCCTTTTTCAACTggtattacttttctatttaccTAGGTGCTCTTGCGTCAAGCACCTTCATTGTGTGGATTCAAGACAATGCAGGATGGGCTCTTGGTTTTGGCATTCCCGCTTTATTTATGGGAGTATCGATTGTAAGCTTCTTTTTAGGCACACCAATCTATAGGTTTCTAAAACCAGGGGGGAGCCCCATTAAAAGAATTTGCCAGGTTTTGGTAGCATCTGCCCGAAAGCAGGAGTTGGCTGTCCCCGAGGATAGCAGTCTCCTGTATGAGACAGCAGACAAGAAATCTGCTATCGAAGGGAGCCGCAAACTGGAGCATAGTGATGACATGAG ACAGTGTACCTTTTACCAGGCTCTATGTGTTGATTATTTGTGCAATATCAGCCGTAATGATAGGTTTTTCAG TTGA